Below is a genomic region from Demequina sp. NBRC 110054.
TCGGGCGGTCCCACTGGTCGCCCGCGGGCTTGTAGATCGCGCCGCACGTGGACGTGAGGATCACGCGCGTCACGCCGGCGGCCTGCGCGGCCGCGAGGGCGCGGAGCGTGCCGCCGACCGCGGGTCGGATGAGCTCCTGCGGATCCTTCGGAGGCGCGGTCGGGAACGGCGACGCGGTGTGCATGAGCACGTCGACGCCCTCCATCGCTTCCGTCCAGCCCTCATCGGACGTGAGGTCGAGGGACACGAAGGTGAGGGAGGCGCCGGGGAACAGCGCCTCGACCTGCGCGCGGCGGCGCTCGGAGCGCACGGCGGCCCTGACGGCGTGCCCGTTCTCGAGCAGCTCGCGGACGATGTGCTTGGCGATGAAGCCCGAGGCTCCGGTGACGAGGACGGTCGACATGGCACCCAGCGTACGCATCGTCCCTGGTGGCGCGACGCCCCCACGGAGGGCCCCTCGCCACGCACTAGGCTGGAGCCCATGCGTATCGCACGATTCACCACCGGCGAGGACCCCCGTTTCGCGATCGTCGACGGGGAGGCGGGCTCCGAGGAGCTCATCGTCCTCACCGGCGACCCGATGTATGTCCCCGGCCAGCCGACCGGCGAGCGGATCCCGCTCGACCAGGACGACGTCCGCCTACTTGCCCCCGTGATCCCGCGCTCCAAGGCAGTGTGCCTGGGCCGCAACTACGCGGAGCACGCCAAGGAGATGGGCAACGTGGTCCCCGAGCCCGAGATGCCGATCCTGTTCCTCAAGCCGAACACCACCGTGATCGGCCCCGACGACCCGATCGTCCTGCCCGACTACAGCCAGGACGTGCAGATCGAGGCCGAGCTCGCGATCGTCATCGGCCGGATCTGCAAGGAGGTCTCGGCCGAGAACGCGGATCAGTACATCTACGGCTACACGTGCGCCAACGACCTCACGGCGCGCGACCTGCAGCGCCAGGAGAACCAGTGGTTCCGCGCCAAGGCCTTCGACACGTCGCTGCCGCTCGGCCCGTGGATCGAGACCGAGCTCATGCACGACGACGTCCTCGTGTCCTCGCGCGTCAACGGCGAGACCAAGCAGCACGCGTCGACCCAGGAGATGATGCTCGGAGTCCTCGAGGCCGTCGCGGCCGTCTCCGAGGTCACCACGCTGCTGCCCGGCGACGTCATCCTCACGGGCACCCCGGCGGGCGTCACCAAGGTCGACCACGGCGACGTCGTCGAGGTCGAGATCGAGGACATCGGAGTCCTGCGCAACCCCGTCATCCGCCGCTAGCCGTCCTCCGCGACGGCCGGCACCCCGGCCCGGACCGCATCGTCCGGGAACCCCAGACCCATTCACCCCGACACCCCAAGCAAAGAGAGCAATGAGCAAGGTTCGCGTTCGCTTCTGTCCCTCGCCCACCGGCCTGCCGCACGTCGGCATGGTCCGCACGGCGCTGTTCAACTGGGCCTATGCCCGCCACACCGGCGGCGACATGGTCTTCCGCATCGAGGACACCGACGCCGAGCGCGACTCGCAGGAGAGCTACGACATGCTCCTCGACGCGATGGACTGGCTCGGCATCACGTACGACGAGGGCCCCGACATCGGCGGCCCCTACGGCCCCTACCGCCAGAGCGAGCGCCACGACCTGCACCGCGACGTCGTCGAGAAGCTGGTCGAGGGCGGCTACGCCTACGAGTCCTTCTCCACGCCCGCCGAGGTCGAGGAGCGTCACAGGGCCGCCGGCCGCGACCCCAAGCTCGGCTACGACGGCTTCGACCGCGACCTCACCGACGAGCAGAAGGCCGCCTTCCGCGCCGAGGGCCGCGAGCCCGTCCTGCGCATGCGCATGCCCGACGAGGACATCACGGTCAACGACCTGATCCGCGGCGAGGTCACGTTCCCGGCCGGCACCGTGCCTGACTACGTGATCGTGCGCGCCAACGGCGTGCCGCTGTACACGCTCGTCAACCCCGTGGACGACGCGCTCATGAAGATCACGCACGTGCTGCGCGGCGAGGACCTGCTGGCCTCGACGCCGCGTCAGATCGTGCTGTGGCGCGCGATGGTCGAGCTCGGCATCGCCGACGCCGTCCCCGAGTACGCACACATGCCGATGGTGCTCGGCGAGGGCACCAAGAAGCTGTCCAAGCGCGACCCCGAGTCGAACCTCTTCCACCACCGCGAGCGTGGCTTCCTTCCCGAGGGACTGCTCAACTACCTCGCGCTGCTGGGCTGGAGCATCGCGCCCGACCGCGACATCTTCACCCCGGCCGAGCTCATCGAGGCCTTCGACATCGCGGACTGCACGCCCAACGCGGCGCGCTTCGACCTCAAGAAGGCCGAGGCGATCAACGCGGACCACATGCGCATGCTCTCTGAGGAGGACTTCGCCGGGCGCCTCGTGCCGTACCTGCACGCCGTGGGCGATGTGAGCGCCGCCTCCTATGCGGACCTGACTTCCGCCGAGCGCGACGTGCTCGACGCCGCCGCGCCGCTCGTGCAGACGCGCATGCAGCTGCTCGGCGAGGCCTCCGGGATGCTCGGCTTCCTCTTCGCTGCCGACGAGGCGATCGAGTTCGACGAGGCCGCGGTCAAGAAGCTGCCCGACAACGCCGCCGAGATCCTCGACGCCGCGCTCGTCGTGCTCGAGGGGCTATCCGACTTCGGGCCCGAGGCCCAGCAGGACGCGCTGCGCGCGAAGCTCGTCGACGAGATGGGCATCAAGCCGCGATTCGCGTTCGGCCCGCTGCGCGTGGCCGTGACCGGTCGCCAGGTCTCGCCGCCGCTGTTCGAGTCGATGGAGATCCTCGGCAAGGACGCGTCGCTGAACCGCCTGCGCCGCCTGCGCGCGACGCTCTGATCGCCCGCTGACGCACCGAGGGCCCGCCGCGATCTCGCGGCGGGCCCTCGTGCTTCCGGGCTGGGAGGGGTCAGTCCTCGTCGTGGTCGTGGTCGTGCGCCTCGGCGTCGTCCGCCGCGGTGCCCGCGATGACGACGCCCGTGGGCTGGCCGTCGAGCTCGTAGGTCCCGACGACCTCGCCGTCGGTCGCGTCGACGAGCACGATCTGCTCGCCCGCGTAGTCGGTGACCACCACGGTGTCGCCCGTGACGGCGATCGCGGGACCGGCCGTCGAGTGGCCCTCGGGCAGCTCGTAGGCCTCGATCGCCTGGACCTCGGTCTCGAGCTCGCCCTCGGGGGAGAACACGCGGATCAGGCCGTCGGTCGTGAGGACGATGATGTCGTCACCCATGCGGGCGATCTTGCCGACGGTGCCGCCGACGTTGAGCGTCTCGCTGGTGCCGCCCTCGGCGTCGACGAGCAGGATCTCCTCGCCGGTCCAGTTCCCGACCAGGGGGTCGCCCTCGTAGAAGGTGCCGACGCGGACGTCCTCGATGAGCTCGGGGTACGCGATGGTCGACGACGTGTTGTCGTGCATGTCGATCACGAGGATCTCGGTGTAGCAGCCGAACAGAGCGAGGTCGCCGTCGACGGCCTCGCCGTGCAGGCCCGCGCACTCGCCGTCGTACCGCGCGACCTCGTTGCCGTCGGAGTCGATCTGGACGACGGTGTCGGGCAGGCCGCCGTCGGGGGTCTCGGTGTAGAGCAGGCCGCCCTCGACGGGGACCGCGACGCCGTGGTGGGGCTCGTTGGTCTCGACGACGCTCGTGGACAGGGTGCCCTCGGCGAGCGAGACCTCGTCCACGAGGGTCACCTGTCCGTCGCCGTCCTGGAAGACCGCGACGATGCCGTCGTGGCCGATGACGTGGGTCGGGGCAGCGCCGAGGATCTGGTCCTCGAGCAGCTCGACGTCGCCGGTGAAGTAGTGGTAGTGGTCGCCGTGGGCCTCGGCCCAGGTGCCGGCGTCGAGGATCGAGACGACACCGTTCGTGTAGTCGACGAAGTAGACGAAGCGGCCGTCGGCGCCGAGCGCCGCGAAGGCGCCCGCGGTCATATCGACCTCGGCGAGCGGCTCGATCTCACTCCCGTCGAGAGACAGCACCTCGGCGCCCTCGGCGTACGTGACGACGAGGCGTGGCTGGGCCTCCTCGTACTCGGTCGAGCCGTCGGCGACCACGGCCTCGGCCGAGGCTGACGCCTCGCTCGATGCGCTCGTCGAGGACGACGCGCCGTCGGCCTCCGAGGTCGCGCACGCGGCGAGCAGGGGTAGCAGGGACAGGGACGCAATTGTGGGAATCATTCTCATCTGCATGGTTGAGGAACATAGTGCAAGTGACAATCGTTATCAAATGTTTGCTGCGAGGAGGGTGGCGACTAGCGTGGGGGAGGCGGGCCCGGGCTGCCCGCTCAAGCTGTCTGGTCGGCCAGGGGTGCCGTCGAGAAGGAGTGTGGAGTGGCTGAGATCAAGGCCGTGCTGTTCGACGTCGACGACACGCTCGTCGACACGCGTGGGGCCTTCAGGCATGCCCTCGCCTCCGTCGCGGTTGACTACCTGGACGAGGGCATCGACCACGAGGAGCTCGTGCGGTTCTGGCGCGAGGACGTCAACGGCTGGTACCGCGCCCACACGCGAGGCGAGATGACGCATCGCGAGCAGCGGCATCGTCGCGCCAACGACCTGCACGTCGAGTTCGGTGGGCCGTTCCTGGACGATGCGGCGTATCAGCGCTGGGACGATGCGTTCGAGCGCAACTTCCGCGAGGGATGGGCCGCTCATCCGGACGCATCGGTCGCGCTCGATGCGCTCGACCGGCTCGGCGTGCCCTATGGCGGGCTGTCCAACGCCGACAGCGCGTATCAGGTCCTCAAGCTCGGCGCGTGCGGGCTCTCGCGGGTGCCGATGCTCGTCGGGGTCGACACGCTCGGCTTCGGCAAGCCCGATCCTCGGGTGTACGCCCTCGCGTGCGAGAAGCTCGGCTTCGCGCCGTCCGAGGTCGCCTACGTGGGCGACGAGTTCGACGTGGACCCCCTCGGCGCGCGGGACGCGGGCCTGGGGCTCGGCGTGTGGATCGAGCGTCCGGGCGCGCACTCGCGCGACGTGGACGGCCTGGCTGGCGACGGCGAGCCGCGAGACGGCCTGGTGCGGATCGGCACCCTGGCTGCGCTGCCGGGCGCGCTCGGGCTGTAGCCGCGAGCGCGCCCGTCGCGCGGTTCAGGAGGTCCTGATGATGCGGGTCTTCGCGATGTCGGTGCCGACCTTCCTGACCTTCACCTTGAAGTTGTCGGAGCCCGGCGTGTTCGTGCGGTAGCGCTTGATCTTGATCTCGCCGTCGCTGTCTGCGCTCAGGGTGTTGCTGTAGTAGCGCTTGCCGTTGTGCCACAGCGTGACGCGGAACTTCTCGCCCTTGTGGGCGTGCTCGATCTCGACCTCGACCTCGAAGCGGCTGCTGCTGCTTCGGTGCACATCGAACGAGACGTCGGCGCCCGCGACGACGAAGTACTTCGTCCTCGCATCGGCGGGTGCCGGGGTGAGCATGGTCGCAGCCGCGCCGAGCAGTGCGATCGCGATCAGCATCGCGAGTGCTCGTCGGGCGCTCCATCGGCGGGTGGTGAGGTCTGTGGTGTTCATCGCGGTCTCCTCGGCTCGGGGCAGCGTGGCTGCGGGGTGCGATACCGCCACTGTGCAGGGTCAGGGGTGGGCCGGCGGTGAGGTCGGCATGAGAGCCTTCTCATCTCGTGCGTCGCGAGGGCGAGCGGGGAGTGCTCACCATGGCCCGCGCGGGTCGGACCCGGGCCGTCCAAGTCGAGTGGCGTGCGGCACGGCGCCCGAAGTGTGATCAGCGACACGGCCGGGGCCACCGGGTTTGGGCGATCGCCGATCATCCGGTACAGTTAATCCCCGGTTCGGTTCCCGAATCATTGGCCTATGGTGTAATTGGCAGCACGTCGGTTTCTGGTACCGCCAGTCGAGGTTCGAGTCCTTGTAGGCCAGCTTCAAGCCCCTCCTTCGGGAGGGGCTTTTCGCTTTCCCGGGTGGCTTTCGCGTCCGCTGCGGCTTTTCGCGCGAGTTCCTGCCGCATCGTCCCTGTGCCCCGAGCCCACTCCTCCCGACAGTCTGAACCAATCTGAACGCCGACACCCCGGCAAGGCCGGGTAATCGGCCTCGGCTGCCGGGGTGTCGGATGTGAAATTGGTTCAAGGTGTCTGGACGACGGCGACTACTCCGCCTGCGCGGTGTGCGTCACCTCGAGGCGCTCGCCGTCCCAGCCGACCGTGACCGCGTCGCCCTCGCGCAGGCGGCCGTCCACGATCTCCTTGGCGAGCTCGTTCAGGACTCGCGTCGTGATGAGCCGCTTGAGCGGGCGCGCGCCGAACTGCGGGTCGAAGCCGTCGCGCGCGAGCGAGTCCCGCAGCGCGGGCTCGACCGTGAGCGCGATCTCCTTCGCCTCGGCGAGGCGCGCGATCGCCTTGGCGAGCTCGGTCTCGACGATGCCCTTCATGGCCTCGGGGTCGATGCGGTCGAAGACCACGACGTCGTCCAGGCGGTTGAGGAACTCGGGGCGGAAGGACCGCTTGAGCACCTCCGTGAGCTGGCCTTCCAACTCCTCGCGGGACTGGCCGTCCCACGCGAGCACCAGGTCGGAGCCGAGGTTCGAGGTCATCACGATGATCGTGTTCGTGAAGTTCACCGTGCGGCCGCGGCCGTCGGTGAGGCGTCCGTCGTCCAGCACCTGCAGGAGCACGTTCCAGACGTCCGGGTGCGCCTTCTCGACCTCGTCGAACAGGACGATGCTGTACGGACGACGCCGCACGGCCTCGGTCAGCTGGCCGCCCTGGTCGTAGCCGACGTAGCCCGGGGGAGAGCCGATGAGGCGCGAGACCGCGTGGGACTCCATGTACTCGGACATGTCGATGCGGATCATCGCCCGCTCGTCGTCGAACAGCTGCTCGGCGAGCGCGCGTGCGAGCTCGGTCTTTCCCACTCCGGTGGGGCCGAGGAACAGGAACGAGCCGATCGGCCGGTTGGCGTCCGCGAGCCCGGCGCGGGCGCGACGGATCGCGTCCGAGACCGAGGTGATGGCCCGGTCCTGGCCGACCACGCGCTCGTGCAGGCGGTCCTCGAGGTGCCCGAGCTTCGCGGACTCCTCGGTGAGCAGCTTCTCGACGGGCACACCCGTCCACTTGGCCACGACTCCCGCGATGTCCTCGCCGGTGACCTCCTCGCGCAGCATGCGCTCGTCCGACGGGATCGCGTCCAGCTGGGCACGCGCGTCGGCGATCTCCTGCTCGGCGCTCGGGATCTCGCCGTAGCGGATCCGCCCGGCCTTCTCGAGCTCGCCCATGCGCTCGGCGCGCTCCAGGTCGCCTCGCAGCGACTCGAGCCGCTCAGTCGCGCCCGAGACGCGGACGATGAGGTCCTTCTCGCGGGCCCACCGCATGTTGAGCTCCTCGGACTCGGCCTTGAGGCGGCCGATCTCCGCGTCGATCTCCTCGCGGCGCGCCTTGGCGTGCTCGGACTTGTCCTTGGCGACCTGCGTGCGCTCGATCTCGAGCTGCATGATGCGGCGGCGCGAGCGGTCGAGCTCGATCGGCATGGAGTCGAGCTGCATCTTGAGCGCCGACGTGGCCTCGTCGATCAGATCGACGGCCTTGTCGGGCAGGAAGCGGTCGGTGATGTAGCGGTCGGACAGGTGTGCCGCGGACACGATCGCCTCGTCGGTGATCTTCACGCCGTGGTGGACCTCGTACTTCTCCTGGAGGCCGCGCAGGATCGCGACGGTGTCGTCGAGGCCGGGCTCGCCCACGTACACGGGCTGGAAGCGGCGCTCGAGCGCGGAGTCGGTCTCGATGTGCTCGCGGTACTCGTTCAGGGTCGTGGCGCCGATCATGCGCAGCTTGCCGCGCGCGAGCATCGGCTTGAGGATGTTGCCCGCGTCGACGGAGCCGTCGGCCTTGCCCGCGCCGACGATCGTGTGCAGCTCGTCGACGAACAGGATGATCCTGCCCTCGGCCTCCTCGACCTCGGCGAGGATCGCCTTGAGGCGCTCCTCGAACTGGCCGCGGTAGGCGGCGCCGGCGACGACGGAGCTCATGGCGATCTCGACCACGCGGCGGTCCTTGAGGGACGACGGCACGTCGCCGGCGACGATGCGCTGGGCGAGGCCCTCGACGATCGCGGTCTTGCCGACGCCGGGCTCTCCGATCAGCACCGCGTTGTTCTTGGTACGGCGCGTGAGCACCTGCATCACGCGGCGGATCTCCTCGTCGCGGCCGATGACGGGGTCGAGCGCGCCGTCCTCGGCGAGCGCGGTGAAGTCCTGCCCGAACTGCTCGAGCGCGGACTGCTGCTCCTGGGACTGAGGAGCCTGGGACGGGTTCGTCATGATGTTCCTCCTGGGGTGTCGACGTCCGTGGTTGCTAAGTTGAGTCTTGCGGGCTCAACTTTACATAAGCGATCTCGAATCGACAAGAGGTGACGTGCTCGGGGGAGTGCCGGGTGCCCGTCGGCGCACGAATGCGTCGCGCCAGAGGCCGCGTCGCGTCCCGGAGGGACCGACGGAGGTGTCCGCGGCGCGCAGGAGGAGGGCCGCCTGTGGCCCTCCTCCTGGCAGTGACTCTCAGGCGAGTGGTGGAAGTGCCGCCGCCTTCGCTTCCACGAGGTCGATCGTCGAACGGTCGCCCAGGATCTCCCAACGCTGCAGCGAGAACGGCGCGTTGCCGTTGGCCCAGACCCGGTCGTGGACGTCCTGGAACCTGAAGTCCTGGCCCTGTGCGACGATCGCGTCGGTGACGAGCTCGAGCATCTGCTGCTTGCCCACGTGATAGGACATCGCCAGCCCCGGCGTCGCGAGATACATCGCGCACTCCTCGCTCGCGGTCTGGTGATCCATCGGCACGAGCCGCACGAAGAACTCGATCGCCTCATCGAGCGTGAACACACCCGTGGCGAGGTTCACGTCGACCACGACGCGGAGCGCGCGCAGCCTCGCGAAGTTGTGGATCACGTCCCGCGAGTGAGGCGCGTCATCGAACAGGCCCGCCCACAGCATGAACTCCTCGTTGTAGTGCGCGATGCCCTCGTTCGCGACCGAGTCGATGTAGCGGCGACGCAGGGGGTTCGGATGGCGCCAGGTCGACGCGAGCTGCTTGTGGTGGGCGCCTTCGTGGATGATGCCGAGCCGCGGGTCGCGCGCGTTCGCGGCGTAGAAGTACGGCATCGACGCAGCCGGTTCGGGAGCGTATGCGACCGCGTCGTCGTCGACGCGGTGCTCGTCGGTGAGGTCGTCCGGCACGCCGAGGAATCGAAGCGGAGCAAGACGGTCCGGGAACGGCTGCACCAGGTACCGGTGCAGCGTGTCGGGGTGGCTGAGGATCTCCTCCGCGACGGAGAAGCTCCGGATCTCCTCCTCCATGCGCGCCTGGGCGCGCTGCTGGTCCTCGATCGTCGCCGCGAGCGGCGGCAGCGACTGACGGCGGTGATGAAGGGTGCCTGCGGTCTCGGCGACCACCGCGCGTCGATAGTCCTGCATCGCTGACCTGGACAGGTTCTCGGGGTCATTCGCGATCAGCGCGACGTTGCGGAGGAACCACACGAAGCGGTCGCGTCCCACGGCCTCGACGGGAGGGAGGGTCGGCGCCAGCTCACCGAGCCATGCCTCGAACTCGTCGAGAGCCGACGCTGCGGCGTCGGCGA
It encodes:
- a CDS encoding DUF885 family protein, which codes for MNPDDSLATLAAEIAEWMARRTMRSGDDIPRIPRPPRWLPDFTEEAVAETLAEREAFARRLASLEVADHDVADQIDARLIGSILARCRWDLEILRSWENDAVFVFGQALGPWYDLLLPLPPLARERQLDLLHVATHIPSQLQIARTHLSRAGRQDTARACLHEIEGIGARFRASAAAAEALLDSDLAPALNEVADAAASALDEFEAWLGELAPTLPPVEAVGRDRFVWFLRNVALIANDPENLSRSAMQDYRRAVVAETAGTLHHRRQSLPPLAATIEDQQRAQARMEEEIRSFSVAEEILSHPDTLHRYLVQPFPDRLAPLRFLGVPDDLTDEHRVDDDAVAYAPEPAASMPYFYAANARDPRLGIIHEGAHHKQLASTWRHPNPLRRRYIDSVANEGIAHYNEEFMLWAGLFDDAPHSRDVIHNFARLRALRVVVDVNLATGVFTLDEAIEFFVRLVPMDHQTASEECAMYLATPGLAMSYHVGKQQMLELVTDAIVAQGQDFRFQDVHDRVWANGNAPFSLQRWEILGDRSTIDLVEAKAAALPPLA
- a CDS encoding ATP-dependent Clp protease ATP-binding subunit, encoding MTNPSQAPQSQEQQSALEQFGQDFTALAEDGALDPVIGRDEEIRRVMQVLTRRTKNNAVLIGEPGVGKTAIVEGLAQRIVAGDVPSSLKDRRVVEIAMSSVVAGAAYRGQFEERLKAILAEVEEAEGRIILFVDELHTIVGAGKADGSVDAGNILKPMLARGKLRMIGATTLNEYREHIETDSALERRFQPVYVGEPGLDDTVAILRGLQEKYEVHHGVKITDEAIVSAAHLSDRYITDRFLPDKAVDLIDEATSALKMQLDSMPIELDRSRRRIMQLEIERTQVAKDKSEHAKARREEIDAEIGRLKAESEELNMRWAREKDLIVRVSGATERLESLRGDLERAERMGELEKAGRIRYGEIPSAEQEIADARAQLDAIPSDERMLREEVTGEDIAGVVAKWTGVPVEKLLTEESAKLGHLEDRLHERVVGQDRAITSVSDAIRRARAGLADANRPIGSFLFLGPTGVGKTELARALAEQLFDDERAMIRIDMSEYMESHAVSRLIGSPPGYVGYDQGGQLTEAVRRRPYSIVLFDEVEKAHPDVWNVLLQVLDDGRLTDGRGRTVNFTNTIIVMTSNLGSDLVLAWDGQSREELEGQLTEVLKRSFRPEFLNRLDDVVVFDRIDPEAMKGIVETELAKAIARLAEAKEIALTVEPALRDSLARDGFDPQFGARPLKRLITTRVLNELAKEIVDGRLREGDAVTVGWDGERLEVTHTAQAE
- the gltX gene encoding glutamate--tRNA ligase; this translates as MSKVRVRFCPSPTGLPHVGMVRTALFNWAYARHTGGDMVFRIEDTDAERDSQESYDMLLDAMDWLGITYDEGPDIGGPYGPYRQSERHDLHRDVVEKLVEGGYAYESFSTPAEVEERHRAAGRDPKLGYDGFDRDLTDEQKAAFRAEGREPVLRMRMPDEDITVNDLIRGEVTFPAGTVPDYVIVRANGVPLYTLVNPVDDALMKITHVLRGEDLLASTPRQIVLWRAMVELGIADAVPEYAHMPMVLGEGTKKLSKRDPESNLFHHRERGFLPEGLLNYLALLGWSIAPDRDIFTPAELIEAFDIADCTPNAARFDLKKAEAINADHMRMLSEEDFAGRLVPYLHAVGDVSAASYADLTSAERDVLDAAAPLVQTRMQLLGEASGMLGFLFAADEAIEFDEAAVKKLPDNAAEILDAALVVLEGLSDFGPEAQQDALRAKLVDEMGIKPRFAFGPLRVAVTGRQVSPPLFESMEILGKDASLNRLRRLRATL
- a CDS encoding fumarylacetoacetate hydrolase family protein; this translates as MRIARFTTGEDPRFAIVDGEAGSEELIVLTGDPMYVPGQPTGERIPLDQDDVRLLAPVIPRSKAVCLGRNYAEHAKEMGNVVPEPEMPILFLKPNTTVIGPDDPIVLPDYSQDVQIEAELAIVIGRICKEVSAENADQYIYGYTCANDLTARDLQRQENQWFRAKAFDTSLPLGPWIETELMHDDVLVSSRVNGETKQHASTQEMMLGVLEAVAAVSEVTTLLPGDVILTGTPAGVTKVDHGDVVEVEIEDIGVLRNPVIRR
- a CDS encoding HAD family hydrolase, yielding MAEIKAVLFDVDDTLVDTRGAFRHALASVAVDYLDEGIDHEELVRFWREDVNGWYRAHTRGEMTHREQRHRRANDLHVEFGGPFLDDAAYQRWDDAFERNFREGWAAHPDASVALDALDRLGVPYGGLSNADSAYQVLKLGACGLSRVPMLVGVDTLGFGKPDPRVYALACEKLGFAPSEVAYVGDEFDVDPLGARDAGLGLGVWIERPGAHSRDVDGLAGDGEPRDGLVRIGTLAALPGALGL